Proteins encoded together in one Microbacterium oxydans window:
- a CDS encoding flavin monoamine oxidase family protein, whose protein sequence is MSTFDTIVIGAGMSGVTSARMLTDAGQRVLVLEARDRVGGRMNTDRSAGFPVDLGASWIHGIDGSPLWDLAQALHVPTIEYTVGSFQVGGRPIENFDGEGRAMDADATAQWIADVDAADRLLVEEISASSAGDTYLDVTERALDRSGLSPERIDDIREFFRHRVEEQCGAWIGDLDAHGLDEDAIEGDEVIFPRGYDELPRRIGADLDIRLDTTATRVTRSTQGVVVHTEAEEFTADSVIVTVPLGVLKAGTIAFEPPLPDAVAGPIARLGMGVFNKVFLQFPERFWNEESYVLRALGEAGEHWHSWYDVSAVSGLPTLLTFAAGPFGRRMQELSDEEVVADVVRALRALYGDAVGEPRAHWITRWGLDPFSNGSYSHLALGSTHHDHDALAGPVDDVLHFAGEATWGDEPATVGAAFYSGHRAAERILGHPVDLGAFAAGIIEREQKAGR, encoded by the coding sequence GTGAGCACATTCGACACGATCGTGATCGGCGCGGGCATGTCCGGCGTCACCAGCGCTCGGATGCTGACGGACGCCGGTCAGCGCGTCCTCGTCCTCGAGGCGCGCGACCGCGTCGGAGGACGGATGAACACCGACCGGAGCGCCGGATTCCCCGTCGATCTCGGCGCCTCGTGGATCCACGGCATCGACGGCTCGCCGCTCTGGGATCTCGCCCAGGCGCTGCACGTCCCCACCATCGAGTACACGGTCGGCAGCTTCCAGGTCGGCGGGCGGCCGATCGAGAACTTCGACGGCGAAGGACGTGCGATGGATGCCGATGCCACCGCGCAGTGGATCGCCGACGTCGACGCCGCCGATCGCCTACTCGTCGAGGAGATCTCCGCCTCCTCCGCCGGCGACACCTATCTCGATGTGACCGAGCGCGCGCTGGACCGTTCCGGCCTCTCCCCCGAGCGCATCGACGACATCCGCGAGTTCTTCCGCCACCGCGTCGAGGAGCAGTGCGGCGCCTGGATCGGCGACCTCGACGCGCACGGCCTCGACGAGGACGCGATCGAGGGCGACGAGGTGATCTTCCCGCGGGGGTACGACGAGCTGCCGAGGCGGATCGGCGCTGACCTCGACATCCGCCTCGACACGACGGCGACCCGGGTGACCCGCTCGACGCAGGGTGTGGTGGTCCACACCGAGGCCGAGGAGTTCACCGCCGATAGTGTCATCGTGACGGTGCCGCTCGGCGTCCTGAAGGCGGGGACGATCGCCTTCGAACCGCCCCTGCCGGACGCCGTCGCCGGGCCCATCGCGCGGCTCGGCATGGGTGTCTTCAACAAGGTCTTCCTGCAGTTCCCGGAGCGTTTCTGGAACGAGGAGAGCTATGTGCTGCGCGCACTCGGCGAGGCCGGCGAGCACTGGCATTCCTGGTACGACGTCTCCGCGGTCAGCGGGCTGCCCACGCTGCTGACGTTCGCCGCCGGCCCCTTCGGGCGCCGCATGCAGGAGCTCTCCGACGAAGAGGTCGTCGCCGACGTCGTCCGGGCACTGCGGGCGCTCTACGGCGACGCGGTCGGCGAGCCGCGGGCGCACTGGATCACGCGCTGGGGCCTCGACCCGTTCTCGAACGGTTCGTACTCGCACCTGGCGCTGGGCTCGACCCACCACGATCACGACGCGCTGGCCGGTCCCGTGGACGACGTGCTGCACTTCGCGGGCGAGGCCACCTGGGGCGACGAGCCGGCGACGGTCGGTGCCGCGTTCTACTCCGGGCACCGGGCGGCGGAGCGCATCCTCGGGCACCCGGTCGATCTCGGCGCGTTCGCCGCCGGCATCATCGAGCGGGAGCAGAAGGCAGGGCGTTGA
- the nusA gene encoding transcription termination factor NusA — protein sequence MDIELSLLRGIEKEKAIPFDELVAIIEQAILTAYSKHVSEDGATPEGVRVHLDRKTGHVAILQVVRDEEDAIIGEEDATPDDFGRIAAFAAKQVISQRLRDIADDVVLGDFKDKEGDIVAGVIQQGPNPRMIHVDLGAVEAILPPEEQVPGEEYTHGSRLRVYVTSVAKGLKGPQITVSRTHPGLVRKLFALEVPEIAAGLVEIVALAREAGHRTKIAVRANDPSINAKGACIGELGRRVRAVTEELAGEKIDIVDYDADLPTFVAHALSPAKVTSSFVLDAGTKAVRALVPDYQLSLAIGKEGQNARLAAKLTGAKIDIQPDSVLD from the coding sequence ATGGACATCGAACTGAGTCTTCTGCGAGGGATCGAGAAGGAGAAGGCGATCCCCTTCGACGAACTCGTCGCGATCATCGAGCAGGCGATCCTGACCGCGTACTCCAAGCACGTCTCCGAAGATGGTGCGACGCCCGAGGGCGTCCGCGTGCACCTGGACCGCAAGACCGGGCATGTCGCGATCCTGCAGGTCGTCCGCGACGAGGAAGACGCCATCATCGGCGAGGAGGATGCGACCCCCGACGACTTCGGACGGATCGCGGCCTTCGCCGCCAAGCAGGTCATCAGCCAGCGTCTGCGGGACATCGCGGATGACGTGGTGCTCGGAGACTTCAAGGACAAAGAGGGCGACATCGTCGCCGGTGTGATCCAGCAGGGTCCCAACCCGCGCATGATCCACGTCGACCTCGGTGCCGTCGAGGCGATCCTCCCGCCCGAGGAGCAGGTGCCCGGCGAGGAGTACACGCACGGCTCGCGCCTGCGCGTCTATGTCACGAGCGTTGCCAAGGGGCTCAAGGGCCCGCAGATCACGGTCTCCCGCACGCACCCCGGACTCGTCCGCAAGCTGTTCGCGCTCGAGGTTCCGGAGATCGCCGCCGGTCTGGTCGAGATCGTCGCGCTGGCTCGCGAGGCGGGGCACCGCACCAAGATCGCCGTACGCGCGAACGACCCCTCGATCAACGCGAAGGGCGCCTGCATCGGCGAGCTCGGACGACGTGTCCGCGCCGTCACCGAGGAGCTGGCGGGTGAGAAGATCGACATCGTCGACTACGACGCCGACCTTCCGACGTTCGTCGCCCACGCGCTTTCGCCGGCGAAGGTCACGAGCTCGTTCGTGCTCGACGCCGGCACCAAGGCCGTCCGCGCCCTGGTGCCCGACTACCAGCTGTCGCTCGCGATCGGCAAGGAGGGTCAGAACGCCCGTCTGGCCGCCAAGCTGACCGGTGCGAAGATCGACATCCAGCCGGACAGCGTCCTCGACTGA
- a CDS encoding YlxR family protein, translating to MEPVRTCVGCRTRAPRSALLRVVSQNDTLIVDERAVLPGRGAWVHPTQECMDAALRRRAFGRALRVTTQLDTRTFEQHPPRNKG from the coding sequence ATGGAACCCGTACGAACGTGCGTCGGTTGTCGCACGCGTGCTCCCCGCTCCGCCCTTCTCAGGGTGGTGTCCCAGAACGACACCCTCATCGTCGATGAGCGTGCTGTCCTGCCGGGGCGCGGCGCGTGGGTGCATCCGACACAGGAATGCATGGATGCCGCTCTGCGGCGTCGCGCATTCGGACGAGCACTGCGTGTGACCACTCAGCTGGACACACGGACCTTCGAACAGCACCCACCAAGAAACAAAGGCTGA